Within the Clarias gariepinus isolate MV-2021 ecotype Netherlands chromosome 27, CGAR_prim_01v2, whole genome shotgun sequence genome, the region CTTTTTAagaaatgctgtgttagttttacGACAGATGGAGCGGGACACGCCCCTTTCAAAAAATGTACTGCTGTCTCAAAGAATATTTGCCCAGATGGACTTTCTGTTCTTCACTTCTTTCTGTGCTTTGGAACTCTCTCATAGACGCACAgtttctttcttattgttgaatcatgaacactgacctcaacagagacaAGTGTGGCCTGCAGTTCCTTAGATGTAGTTCTGGCTTCTTTTaagagctcctggatgagtcgtCATtgttggagtaattttggtaggccaACCACTTCTGGGAAAGTGCACCACTGTTCCAACTTTTCTCCATTTGTAAAAGTCCCAAAGTCTTAGAAATGTccttgtaaccctttccagactgatcATTTGCTTTGATCAATGTCATTtgctttgtttctcatctgttcttgaatttcttcaTATCACAGCACTCAGTGTTGCTGAACTGTGCAACCGTGATTGTCAAATattacagtgaaattctttcttatcccagcgtaactacagtagggtcagagcgcagggtcagccatgatacagcgccctgGAGCaggtagggttaagggccttgctcaagagagATCTGAAAGATCTCAAAAAGCAACATGacctaaagaaattcaagaataAAGTCATTGACATCTATCAGTGGAGCAACTGgctcctggactttctgaccaacAGGCCCCAGCATGTTTGGGTAGACCAACGCTGCTCCtccaccctcatccatggctcTTGAATATCACAGGGACCAATAGCTTCAGGCTAGTCAAGAAGGCTCGCCAGTGCCTTTTCTTTCTGAGGGCTCTGAGAAAGAACCATCTCTCTTTACATATTCTGGTGAACTTCTatctttatataatatatattgtgcGGACCGGATATTCCCCTGTGTCGACCctttgccgggagcagccgaaagaccaacaacaacaatatactgtatataacctcCTCAAACCAGGAATATCATAACCATGGTATACAATATCTTACTTCTCtgtgtactgtttatatatGCAAATCTTTTTTATCATGGTATACAATACCTTTCTTTATTGCACCCACTTGCACAATTATTTGTACTTATTGTATATAACTCCTTCACTGTGTACTATTTACATATAcaaattattttgcattgtgacaaatgcacttctggttagatggtaactgtatttttttgtaccatgcatgtgcaatgacaataaagttgaatctaatcgaATCGAATCTAAAATACacgtcaattactttgtttctcatctgttcttaaaCTTCTTTGGATTCTGTTgctcttttagatcttttagcatgcttcactttgtcaggcaGGTTctatttcttgattcaacaggtctggcagtaatccaGCCTGGGTGTGGGAAGTGtgatttaactcagctttccaaaaaacacattcattcacGATTTAGCAagaggggcaattactttttcacacagggccaggtAGATTTGGGGATTCAGGGATTAAAGCCTTTGGTCAATGCACAACTTTTCTGCTGTTAGAATTTAAACACATGAACTTTTGGTAAGCAGATACCATAACCAAATATATGATGTCACCCAGAAGAGGATGAGTTTtctttgagtctggttccttttaaGGTTTCGTCTCTGACTTACTCATTAAGACCACAATCTAAATGGAGATTTAGATTAGAAGGTTACCATccaggtaaattaataaatcttaTTATCTTACGGTGCATCAAAACTGAAGAGGTAAGACAGCAGGTAGCCAAGTACATATCCAATAAGTGGCATCAGTGCTCCTGTGGCCAGGAGTGGAGGTTCTGTAATGACCGAGATGACTGGTCCTAGGAAAAGGCTGAGCAGAATGCCTAAGACAACGTAACCAACCACCATTATGCCCAGCCCAACctgtgacaaagaaaaagatAGAACAAGACATGACCTTTGCTTCCTGCTCTTAAATATATGCtttttttgcaaacattttaaagtatattcCAAGTCCTACCTTCACAACCAGTTTGGACTTCTCTGGGACACGATAGTTAATATAGATGCCAATGGCACATGGCAGCACAGTCAAGatcaaggccaggaagatgccAGCATAAGGCACTGCATAAACATTGGAGAAGCCATGGCAGTAAATGAAAAGCAGCAGGGGTATCATACCTAGTGCCGCCAACGTCGAGCAGGTCGTCATCACTATGCTGAGATTAAAGGAAATCAATCAAATGGCAAAGAAtcagctttatttatatttttgagcAATGTGGTAAATATTCTTGCTACAGATAATGTTAAATAGCTATGCATTTTGCACTATATAGACTGTTGATGGTGTAAGAGGAGAAAGGAACCTGAGATTCATGTCCCCATTAAGAGCAAAGGCCAGTACATTAGAAAGAATTCCTCCTGGGCAGCAGCCACACACCAGCACTGCCATGGACGCACCAAGACCGAGGTTGAACAGTTTAGCCATTGAGAAGGCCGTCAGTGGCATCACTCCAAACTGAGCCAGCATGGCGATCACCACGCCTTTGGGCTTTACGATGTGGGCTTTTATCTTGGAGATCTCCATTGTACATCCAAGAGAGACCAAAGTGTCACAAAGGATGAGTATGCAGAACCAGTTAATGGCCTGCTCCAGAGCTGTAGAAACAGGGATGTTTGACGAGGTGCCATTGGTAAAATTATTTTGGCTCTGTAGGTCCAGATCGTAGGAAAGAGTAGCAGTTTGGTTAGAGGTGTCCTCCATTTTCAGTGCCAGCTGAGTGtgtatttctgcaaaaggaggTCAGATACGTACATGTAAGAATATAGTATATAGACTAGTTTTGGAACATTCTCTGGTATTCACTGGAGTTGGATTCGATTGGGGTTTGACTTCCAGAATTTCTTTGGGAGGCTGGAATATATAGAAAAACTCGATTgattaacaaaataaatcaagtCTCCAAAGGGGTGGACATGATCAGCAACAACATTCATGTAGGCTATGGCATTGAGACCATGCTCAGTTTTTCCTAAGATGTAGAAGTTTTTACTAATATGTAGAAAATATCCCCCAAAGCATTACACCACCAACAGCCTGAATCATTGACATGAGGACATTATGGATCAGTACTTTCATGATGGACAAGATTTTGTACTGACCATCCAAAactgagactcatcagaccagaccaGGTTTTCCCAAACTTGTATTGGGctcaattttggtgagcccaaGTGAATTGTAGAGATCCTCTGATTTCTGGCATCAACAATTTATTTCTGCTTATTCTGCTAACCATTCACAGCACTGAATCTCACGTTcaaaatcacttaaatcaccttacTTCCTCATCTGATGCTTGGTTTAAagttcagcagatcatcttgaccatgtctacatgccgAAATGCAATGAGTTATCTGAGTTAACAAGGAGATAAACAGGTGTACCAAATGAAGTGGCCaatgagtgtactgtatatgtctgaATAAATGTCTAATTATCCAGTTTAACTGTTAACTTTTGTTACAAAGCTTGAAACAAATACTTTCATGCATGCATAAGGAAGGTGGTGGCTTAGGTTACTGATCTGAAGGTTGGGGTTCACACCCTGCGCTGCCAAGCTGTCACTGAAGAGCCCTTGAGCCCTTAACCCTGCTTAACCCAGCTTAcctgatactgtatatgcaaaaacaaaaaaaaggtaaggTACACTgttgtaaggtacatgtgacaatgTGACAAATCATGGAATCCTTAACATAATTTTGCCAAAAATCAAATCCAAATAACATGCAAATGTTTAAGCAAATCAACCCTGCAGAAAAtcgaaaaataaattatgaaaacctgttatatacagtacaacgacatgcagtgaaatattcaatttaattcaattcaattttatttatatagcgcttttaacaatggtcattgtctcaaagcagcttcataaaaataaaagaaattcattaaaaaataataatatttttttataataataataataataataataataatactctaCAATACTCTACAGTCCTTGCATTTCTGTGCCATGTTTTTTCTCCTCTAAAGGTTTGCAATTTAATACCAGTTGTAACAGTATGAGAGATGTCTACTGTATAATCAAACA harbors:
- the LOC128514995 gene encoding hepatic sodium/bile acid cotransporter-like codes for the protein MEDTSNQTATLSYDLDLQSQNNFTNGTSSNIPVSTALEQAINWFCILILCDTLVSLGCTMEISKIKAHIVKPKGVVIAMLAQFGVMPLTAFSMAKLFNLGLGASMAVLVCGCCPGGILSNVLAFALNGDMNLSIVMTTCSTLAALGMIPLLLFIYCHGFSNVYAVPYAGIFLALILTVLPCAIGIYINYRVPEKSKLVVKVGLGIMVVGYVVLGILLSLFLGPVISVITEPPLLATGALMPLIGYVLGYLLSYLFSFDAPCRRTVAVETGCQNLLLCFTILEVVFDRDVIGPYTLFPFVYFFFQILEALVLIIIRRCYKKSSKKSELNNCSSTILNNFTCSQ